TCGGCGAAGTTCGACAACAATTTGCTACTTGTTCTTGCTGACATTCTTGCAAACACATCCCCTTCCAGGGCACACCCTATGGATAAAAGACAAGGTATTTCCCTTATCTTTTGCAACATGTTTCAATTAGTTGCCCTAACAGATAGGAAATTGGAAAGAGGTATGTTTATGTGGAATAATTTACACGCAGAGGGAAAACGCAGTAGATAAACTGCTTTTgctaggcttttgtacattatgctagcattttttttagcattttagtgaggcaaaaggaTTGAGCATTAtttgagcattttagtgacattttccccggaaaattaatttttccgagaaaataaaatacaaattaacttttttcaggagcccatgccccacAAGCTCCtgcgtttttaaagaaaatgaagactaaaactcaaaattcacaaaaaacctaatacagctgttttTTTGACTGTATTTATGAACGTGTACACGTTGTCattgttacttgcaacacttgcatgtttttgtaagtgtaaactttgaagttaattaaaaaaaacgtttgtatattaatgagcattatccgagcattttagtgacttttttggggagaccaAGCATTGGGAataatggagcattaaggtggagcattttagtggggaagcagaagcataatgtacaaaagcctagcTTTCGCCTGTTGACGAGCCTTTTCCGCCATTGCTGGAAGTATGccacaactgcctaaatttttctCCAAGGCAGGCTGTTATACCCGCTTCTAAGCCCATTTTCCCGCTGTTTTGAATGACGCGGGCCGCGTGACTTGAGGTGCAGCTGCttaaagcgcgggaaaatctGGATGACCCTTGAGTTTGCCGTGTAACATTCTTAAGGTTAGGGCCATGTTAACCTTTTAAAACATCTCTTTTTAGTATTATTGAATTATTAGTAGTAAGAATAATTATTGTACAAATATCTCAATGTACTTGTGACAGTCTTTGTTTATGCTGAATCTCTAAAGATTAACTTGTCTTGGCATCCCTCTCTTCCACATAGAGTCATACGGCATTGTATTATATTCGAACAGTGTATTTAGTGTTACTGACTGGatcaaataaaattgaattaacACTTGTTACACTCTTCTTGACCTTTTCATTAGACTTCCACTTTAGTCTTTATAACATATTACATTTTTACCCTCAATTTCAATAACACAAGAAGACGTATCCATTTCACCAACGTTTACTTTATCTAGTTCTTTGCGAAATAAAAGTTCTTTAGGGGGTGGACTACGATGTGAAAAttattgataattttttttcatgttgatGTAAAAGGCTGATAACACAAAAATTCAACAGCTAATTCTTTCACAATGGCAAATATTTGTTCACCCCTTGCGTTTTATTCAAGCTTATGCCAAAAGTAAACATGTATGCAATCGACTGAGCTTAGGTAGGCTTTACGaaacaaacaggaacaaaaaaaaaagccaatcagTCAAAAAACTAGACCAACAGCAAGAAAAGCCGACACTTTATTAGATGACAGATCGAGACGTTTCTTGTcgtattttgttttactaggaAAACTTTACTTATAGGTCGGACCTGGAACGTGGACTTACagtcatcgtcaaaagtgttggaaAGCTAGCTAGGCTGCTACTTTTGacctcttttttttccttccctcCTTCACCCGCCCCAGGCCCAATGTCGAGGAAAAGTTTAATGTTTGTACGCCTAATTTTTCTAGGAtaattagcaaaagagaaaactctctttttttgAGGATGAAAATGGACCaagttaagttgtacaaccttcccaactacgTTTGTCTGGGATTGTAGCTTTGGCGTTTAAAATGGGGCTCGTGCCAGTTGGATGCGAAAAAAAAGGCGCTAGGTCTACAGTTAAAATAACCACACCGAAAAAAGGGAGTTTTCATAACCATTCTCACCTTTTAAGTGTTCTGCTCCAGTTTTCACACTCCTTTCAACTTGTAAAAAAGTTTCTTCAATGAACTTTGGCAGCTTTGGCAGCTTTGTCTTGCTGACGCATACAACCCCAGAATGCATTTGAGATCATAAGGTTTCGGTGATGTTCGGAAATGTTCGGTTCGAGGAGGGAATTTTCGGAAGTAACTTTAAATTTCCGATTTCAAAAAGGGTTTTCacacatttttattttggcttttttttattgtttcttcGGTCTACATTGGATGTACTTTAAAAATTGTGGGGGTTTGTTTggaaagaagaggaaaaaaagaagaaaaagcacAGTTGTTAtggaaagaaaatttgaataaaaggcccaaacgggattcgaacccgcgATCTTTCTCACAACGCTTCGGTGATGTTCGGGAATGTTCGGTTCGAGGAGGGAATTTTCGGAAATGACTTTGAATTTCCTTTAatatatttattcatttcatataATTATTAAGTTCGATACCTTACCGTACTGTTATAGTACAAAATAGTGCATTCGATTGGCTAGGATTTGTCCGTTTTACAGACGCAGAAAGACAGATGGGGACAGTAGGTTAAAAACTGTCCTTTAActcacaaaagataaaaaaaatctaaaactgCCTCATGTTGCGGTGTTTGACCAAAAAAAAGGGTCGATTGCTCTTTTCAAAGTAATGTGTTTcgatttaaaaaaaggtttttacacatttttattttggcttttttttttttcatttcttcggTCTATATTGGATGAAATTACAAAAcggtattttaaaaattatgggGGTTTGTTTGGAAAgaagagcaaaaaaagaagaaaaaacagttcttatggaaaaaaaaatatatttaaaaaaaggcccggacgggattcgaacccgcgATCTTCGGTTTTACCATCGCCATTACCATGGCAACAGCGTTATCAGTATACGAGACCGACGCCTTACCACTTGGCCACCGAGCCCTGCACCCCTCTAAAGGGGGAAATTAGAATATTTCAAACAAGCACCCAAAAATGCTCGGGGCCAGCTCCCAGAGGCTACCATTATCAAATCAACCGATTCATCAAATAACTACACGGAGTTACTCCCATTGTACCCTTCTGAAACTGAACCGATGTCATTGTGCTGTAAAGATGCACAAACGATTGAAATATTCGAAAACAATTGACTCGAACAAATCAAACGTACTTTCAAAAGATTTGGAATATAAAAATAGAACGTTCGCAAATTCACGGCAAAGGACTGTACATTAAGATTTTACAATTCTTACATTCTAAGAAAAATTCATTAGGTTTGAAATTCTTTAGAGATCGAAAGGATTCTCGGCggataagataagaaaactTGTGGTGCCTGTTTTGTGAGGGTTGGATTGCGTGACTTGGTGGTAGGCACTTTATGCTCTTGGCCGAGGAGAGTACTCCGGggtttcaagtgacagggatggaTGATTGCAGTATTTTTTGGGGATTTGAAATTTTCCTTTCCAGGATTTTCTGCAGGAGTTCAAGATACCTTGATTTTTAGGGGTGCCTGGGTGTTGTTTTAATATGTAACGCAATCCACTGCATATGTTCAAACAGCGCCCTACTGCAGTTTTCAAGGACGGATTTATCGGCGGTCCGAGGGGAATCTCTATTTTTCCGTGAAATTTTGCATCATCTTTCAAAAATTCTCCGAAAAATATGTAGTATCTTTATAGCTGGTATATAAGCAATGGCTGGGATAATCAAAAGCAACATGATGACTTAAATTCTAGTTTTATTTATAACATTTAAATAGTACCCATTTGAATGATGACATCCACTCAAGTCTCACTTATTAAAGTTCTCCAGCTTGTTCAACTTCATTGTTCTTCAAATCACAAATTTAATGTGCCATACTTAGAGGATGAAGATTCTTATTTCTGCAGTTGTCGGACTGGCCTTACAACATAACACTTTTAATTAAGAATCTCCCAAAGGATAAGCTCCGATACGTGATCACAATCATGTTGTAATTGACCATGCCTATATCATGACACCTTCTTTGCTCTCCaatcaaaaaattcttcatAGTCACTATCATcactgttgctgttgttttcttcttgtgatTCTTTCTgaagaattttattttcagaCACTTTGTCCTTAATAATACTTTGTTTGTCTCGCAAAGAACCAGCTCGTAAATAATACAGTCTGGTaggaatgaagaaaaaaaattaaaagcataaaatttttttggaagtCGTGCTTAGGTGTAAGAGTTACAAACTGAGTAACAACTTGCAATAAATGTATGCTTGGaggttttactttgttttactcAAGATGAAACAGGAAAATTGTTAAAGCAAACCTTCTGACAGTTTCTTTGAGTTGGGAGTTGGAAATTAAGTCCAATATAACAAACATAGCACATTCATGAATTGAAAAGGAAGACTGATGTTCTCAAATAAaggcaaaaattaaataaaattacctCTGTTCACTGAGTTCTGAGAATTCTCTATCCACTCTGgattcttcatcttcttcttctactaTGGACTGTGATAcctataagaaaaaaaaatccttagcTAAGGTAGTTCAATACTGTTTCCAGCATTTAAATTTAACTAACAGTAAAACCCTGCTACTCTTTGTCACATAATGCTACagaagcctttttgaaaataacttTAACTTTTATAACTTGCACACCTGGGCTGGATAGTAGAATACAGCCTATTAAACCTGACAACTCCCAGAATACATACTAAGAGATAATAAGAAGAGAGAGAGAGCGGCAATGGAACCATTGTGAGCCAGCAAAAAGAAATGCTTGGTaaatataaaattataaaactttTCTCATAACTCAAGTCCAAATCATTAgtgtttgataaaaaaaatacccaaggTGTAGAGCACACTGATGCATAGGTCAGGCATGCTCAATAGATTGTGACAAAGCAGAactatttattttgtttgtttaatattCTACATGTTTGTGTATAGTTTATAATTTCACATATTTATACCTGAGCCTCTACTTGCATTGCTTTCTGAAACTTTTCCCACTCTTCCTCTGCAGGATCTCTGTACTCAACTTTCCGAACCTAAAAGTAAAAAGTTATTGGCAAGaatcttatttttaaaataaaacttctCTTGAAAAGGTATTCTTAATGGTCAGTGATACATGCAAATAAGCAGGTAACAAATAATCattacaataaaatacaaacattaaTTTATCTAACCTTGGCATCTAACTTTGGATCATCAAAAAACCCCTCTGGAATACCTTCTGTGGAATCTCTGTCATGTAGaggaagcaaataaaaaaaggaaaggaaaaattaGCGACAGTATCCATTTCAACAAAAATGCCTCTGCCATGTGTTGCCTATCACCCTCTGATCTTCCTCAAATATTATCTATTATATGGCTACATACgtttttcaaatctttttaatgcatctcagaaaaaaaaatgccacaaTACTCATAAATGTTTCTTAGCTCATGCAGTTCTGACAAGAGAGTATACATGTAAGAGTTtcatcaaaatttcaaaatggttttcatcattttcatataATGATGTTTGAGTAGCCATGCTGAGATACACAACAAAGTAAGAAACTAAAGTACCCAGGGTCTGGTGTTTGTTCAGCTTGTTCACTCTGTTGTGGAGAATCAAAGAAGTctgtaaataagaaaaaaaattaggcaatttattaaaaactgaatcactGGATAATGGTaactagagctctgattggcttagccatcatggcaTATGAGCCCCTATACCTGCTCtccaaataataaaaatatggtaactgtacgcgtctgctgaaagctgaaaatcggttgttcttacaaaaaaagtcgggaagaattctcaatattttgtgGTCGTTTTTAGTAAAACAGTAACACTCgctggatatgagatgattatagccaactcatatccaacacGCACTTGTGGAATAATAATCCTAGCTCAATTAATTTTCGTACATCTTTGACAAAACCAGGGTGCAAAGAGAGTCAGTTTTACAGTCTggcattcgggcaagctgtagctagcatgtactaacCCACAAGTCCTTTTAACTAgtcccaaaaccctttttgcttggcaggattgattacaatctttctgtaatttgaatttccaaaaaaaacaagCACCTTCCCATCAGGCAAGtgtttaacaaaaacaaaaagcccgatagcaaaatccactagccctgggctatcggacacaactttctttgctcGATGGAAACTCACCTGATGGTAAATTAGAAGGTGTATTTGTTATACTGGTGTCTGGACTATTCACTTCAtcatcttctttcattttcaatcttttgatATTATGACAAACAAGATTGTTGTGATTAATAATTTCATAGCATCATTACTGTTAGTATTAAAATAGTAAGCAACTAAAGACTTAACAAGAGTAGCACTAAATAGCCATAGGCTCTATAACTTGTGGCTatcaaaaagattttaaaaacaaatattacaATAACATAATACTATATAAATATATCAGATACAAAATTTTAAGATGTAAAAAcaaagtttgagaaaaaaaaaatggaagcgAAATGTGAGAAGAAGGAATTTCTACAATTTAACAACAGTTACATGACTTTTTAGTTCaccaataaaattttattcttaaattttgtttgatttgaattgtCACAAAAAACCACCTGTCCTGTCAACAAAAAAACTAATGTGGAATGGGTCTTCTCTCTTTATTAATAACCAGGGAAAATCCTTCAATTAGCATTTACATTGTAAGACATGaaataaggaaaacaaaacttggATTTATTTATTGGTAATTACCTGTCTGTGTTTTCCTCAGAATCGACTATAGAACAAAAATAAGCGCAAGAAATTTAATGGTACACACAGGGCTGTACATACAAAGCATTAATTTACCAAAAGTGGACCTTTGAAATAAAAGCAGGTATGATTAGCTTAACCtaaaaaacagctgttttttgtttacattcaaggtagaggtttcaatagttttgcaggtaacatgataaaactatcagtaaacaaaacaaaatggactggcATGTTAGCTAGCACCTATGCTTTACATTCTATAAATTTTGATtagaatatttaattttgagcCCAAAACAATCCCAGGATTTTAAGAAACAGGCTCCAGGTTAGGAATAGGGTTGCAGTTCATTTTATCCAGGTTTTGTTGATGTCATATGCTTaccttttaactttttttcaggTGTATTTTGAACTGTTTCCATCTgtcattaaaaaataataataatttaccaagTGCCTTGACAATAAAGCTTTATGGCTCTGCAGACAGGTTACAGTTCAGCTTACCTCATCCTGGCTTGTTCTCTTAAGCACTGGCCTAGCATTTGACAAACCATCT
The sequence above is a segment of the Porites lutea chromosome 3, jaPorLute2.1, whole genome shotgun sequence genome. Coding sequences within it:
- the LOC140930078 gene encoding zinc finger protein 830-like; this encodes MATAKRDIRLVKSQRETKKKIASPLAKYNSAGQLFCVLCNVPVKSAILWDSHVLGKKHKENLTVFKRKSNKSQSATNERQLQEKITTVKDGLSNARPVLKRTSQDEMETVQNTPEKKLKVDSEENTDRLKMKEDDEVNSPDTSITNTPSNLPSDFFDSPQQSEQAEQTPDPGDSTEGIPEGFFDDPKLDAKVRKVEYRDPAEEEWEKFQKAMQVEAQVSQSIVEEEDEESRVDREFSELSEQRLYYLRAGSLRDKQSIIKDKVSENKILQKESQEENNSNSDDSDYEEFFDWRAKKVS